Proteins encoded by one window of Rhineura floridana isolate rRhiFlo1 chromosome 9, rRhiFlo1.hap2, whole genome shotgun sequence:
- the PANK2 gene encoding pantothenate kinase 2, mitochondrial isoform X2 yields MDELDCLIRGVLYIDSVGFNGHSECYYFENPTDPEKCQKLPFNLENPYPLLLVNIGSGVSILAVYSKDDFKRVTGTSLGGGTFFGLCCLLAGCSTFEEALEMASHGDSTKVDKLVRDIYGGDYERFGLPGWTVASSFGNMMSKEKREAASKEDLARAALITITNNIGSIARMCALNENINRVVFVGNFLRINTISMKLLAYALDYWSKGQLKALFLEHEGYFGAVGAFLELLNSS; encoded by the exons ATGGATGAGCTCGACTGCCTTATTAGAGGAGTTTTATACATTGATTCGGTTGGGTTCAACGGACACTCAGAGTGCTACTATTTTGAGAATCCAACTGATCCCGAGAAATGTCAGAAGCTCCCCTTCAACTTGGAGAACCCCTACCCTCTCCTTCTGGTGAACATTGGCTCTGGGGTCAGCATCTTGGCTGTCTATTCCAAAGACGATTTCAAGCGAGTCACTGGGACCAG cCTTGGAGGAGGAACCTTCTTTGGTCTCTGCTGCCTTCTGGCTGGCTGCTCCACCTTTGAAGAAGCTCTTGAAATGGCATCCCACGGGGACAGCACCAAAGTGGACAAATTAGTGCGGGATATTTATGGCGGCGACTATGAGAGATTTGGACTGCCTGGTTGGACGGTCGCATCCAG CTTTGGAAACATGATGAGCAAGGAGAAGCGAGAGGCGGCTAGTAAGGAAGACCTGGCGAGAGCAGCCTTGATCACCATCACTAACAACATTGGCTCCATAGCACGAATGTGTGCGCTTAACGAG AACATTAATCGGGTGGTTTTTGTGGGAAACTTTTTGCGTATCAACACAATCTCAATGAAACTTTTGGCTTATGCTCTGGATTATTGGTCAAAAGGGCAGCTGAAGGCTCTTTTCCTGGAACACGAG ggTTACTTTGGGGCAGTTGGCGCTTTTCTGGAGCTTTTGAATTCATCCTGA
- the PANK2 gene encoding pantothenate kinase 2, mitochondrial isoform X1, with translation MEPLQNGSGKGEDEAKLPPPTIETGREAGVSAEQRLRRGPAPAAPNGRRRSGGSGRSEAAVGREERPGPAFRPRLDSYRKNRPLFPWFGLDIGGTLVKLVYFEPKDITTEEEEEEVENLKSIRKYLTSNTAYGTTGIRDVHLELKDLTLCGRKGNLHFIRFPTHDMPAFIQMGSEKHFSSLHTTLCATGGGAYKFEQDFRTVSDLQLRKMDELDCLIRGVLYIDSVGFNGHSECYYFENPTDPEKCQKLPFNLENPYPLLLVNIGSGVSILAVYSKDDFKRVTGTSLGGGTFFGLCCLLAGCSTFEEALEMASHGDSTKVDKLVRDIYGGDYERFGLPGWTVASSFGNMMSKEKREAASKEDLARAALITITNNIGSIARMCALNENINRVVFVGNFLRINTISMKLLAYALDYWSKGQLKALFLEHEGYFGAVGAFLELLNSS, from the exons ATGGAGCCGCTGCAGAATGGAAGCGGCAAGGGGGAAGATGAGGCGAAGCTGCCGCCGCCCACCATCGAGACGGGACGCGAGGCCGGAGTCTCCGCGGAGCAGCGGCTGAGGCGAGGGCCTGCCCCTGCGGCCCCAAACGGGCGGCGGCGCAGTGGTGGGTCTGGGCGGTCGGAGGCCGCCGTGGGCCGCGAGGAGCGCCCTGGCCCCGCCTTCCGGCCGCGCCTCGACTCCTACCGCAAGAACCGCCCTC TCTTTCCTTGGTTTGGCTTGGATATTGGAGGGACTTTGGTGAAGCTTGTTTATTTTGAACCAAAAGACATTACCacggaagaagaggaggaggaagtggagaaTCTGAAAAGCATTCGGAAATATCTGACCTCCAACACCGCTTATGGAACCACAGGCATTCGGGATGTCCACCTTGAGCTGAAGGACCTTACGCTGTGTGGACGCAAAGGCAATCTACACTTTATACGCTTTCCTACTCATGACATGCCTGCTTTTATTCAAATGGGCAGCGAAAAACACTTCTCAAGCCTCCACACTACCTTATGTGCCACAGGAGGTGGAGCGTATAAATTTGAGCAGGACTTCCGCACA GTGAGTGACCTCCAGCTTCGCAAAATGGATGAGCTCGACTGCCTTATTAGAGGAGTTTTATACATTGATTCGGTTGGGTTCAACGGACACTCAGAGTGCTACTATTTTGAGAATCCAACTGATCCCGAGAAATGTCAGAAGCTCCCCTTCAACTTGGAGAACCCCTACCCTCTCCTTCTGGTGAACATTGGCTCTGGGGTCAGCATCTTGGCTGTCTATTCCAAAGACGATTTCAAGCGAGTCACTGGGACCAG cCTTGGAGGAGGAACCTTCTTTGGTCTCTGCTGCCTTCTGGCTGGCTGCTCCACCTTTGAAGAAGCTCTTGAAATGGCATCCCACGGGGACAGCACCAAAGTGGACAAATTAGTGCGGGATATTTATGGCGGCGACTATGAGAGATTTGGACTGCCTGGTTGGACGGTCGCATCCAG CTTTGGAAACATGATGAGCAAGGAGAAGCGAGAGGCGGCTAGTAAGGAAGACCTGGCGAGAGCAGCCTTGATCACCATCACTAACAACATTGGCTCCATAGCACGAATGTGTGCGCTTAACGAG AACATTAATCGGGTGGTTTTTGTGGGAAACTTTTTGCGTATCAACACAATCTCAATGAAACTTTTGGCTTATGCTCTGGATTATTGGTCAAAAGGGCAGCTGAAGGCTCTTTTCCTGGAACACGAG ggTTACTTTGGGGCAGTTGGCGCTTTTCTGGAGCTTTTGAATTCATCCTGA